In Topomyia yanbarensis strain Yona2022 chromosome 2, ASM3024719v1, whole genome shotgun sequence, one DNA window encodes the following:
- the LOC131681056 gene encoding uncharacterized protein LOC131681056, with protein sequence MVQLLDAKPDIAKGFVRGNSASSVSFWDDLAAELNSLGPPSRDGTGWKKVWADYKSALKRKLSHNKRELNATGGGPNKLIHLSKLEEQAVQLTGLTATVDGIAGSSSQGAPKAYDKENVDINSGCSEESISGINETGLSQHSQSRRPRQTTGKLLELQVKQQQQFHADVKSIMSSSNKKLDDLIHYQRQSAKALISIDATLKQQSHEQQRHNKEMERLTSEKLELKRRILEMQIAYVSEAN encoded by the exons ATGGTGCAATTACTGGATGCAAAACCTGATATTGCAAAGGGTTTTGTTCGTGGAAACTCCGCGAGTTCCGTATCCTTTTGGGACGATCTGGCAGCCGAACTTAACAGCTTGGGACCGCCTAGCCGCGACGGCACTGGATGGAAAAAG GTGTGGGCTGACTATAAATCAGCATTGAAACGTAAACTGTCTCATAATAAAAGGGAGCTAAATGCGACCGGTGGAGGACCCAACAAGTTGATCCATTTATCTAAGCTGGAGGAACAGGCTGTGCAGCTAACCGGATTAACAGCAACGGTGGATGGAATAGCAGGTAGTTCCTCGCAAGGTGCTCCAAAGGCGTACGACAAAGAGAATGTTGACATTAACAGTGGCTGTTCCGAGGAATCCATAAGTGGAATTAATGAGACTGGTCTTTCTCAGCATTCCCAGTCTAGACGGCCTAGACAAACTACTGGCAAATTACTAGAATTGCAGgtcaaacaacaacaacaatttcACGCAGATGTCAAATCAATTATGAGTTCCTCAAACAAAAAGTTGGATGATCTGATACATTACCAGCGCCAATCAGCGAAAGCGTTGATATCCATTGATGCGACTCTTAAGCAACAATCACATGAACAACAGCGTCACAACAAGGAGATGGAAAGGCTTACCTCAGAGAAGCTTGAACTGAAGAGAAGAATTCTAGAAATGCAAATAGCTTATGTTTCGGAAGCGAATTAA
- the LOC131681057 gene encoding putative nuclease HARBI1: MSPEEQCRAKLNFYRKSGIPGVIMCVDGTHIRIIPPAQDRNLFYNRKGFYSLNVLVVSCAPIYNTLLKIFPFQQVCDDQQRIRFVDPSFQGSNHDSHSDAGYPSEPWLVTPFRAAEEGSVESDFNRRHALGRNIVERTIGVLKNRFRCILGARQLHYAPKKAAQIINVCCALHNICLEFGCSQ, translated from the exons ATGTCTCCAGAAGAACAGTGTCGTgccaaactaaatttttatcgGAAATCAGGGATTCCAGGAGTAATAATGTGCGTGGATGGGACACATATTCGAATCATTCCGCCTGCGCAAGATCGCAATTTGTTTTATAACCGGAAAGGTTTCTACAGCCTTAATGTTCTTGTTGTAAGTTGCGCTCCTATATACAAcacacttttgaaaatatttccttttcAACAGGTATGTGATGATCAACAAAGGATTCGTTTTGTCGATCCGAGCTTCCAGGGATCTAACCACGACTCTCACA GTGATGCGGGCTATCCATCAGAACCTTGGCTAGTAACGCCGTTTAGAGCTGCTGAAGAAGGAAGTGTAGAGAGTGACTTCAACCGTAGACATGCATTAGGCAGAAATATTGTCGAGAGAACTATTGGTGTTCTCAAGAATCGCTTTAGGTGTATCTTGGGCGCCAGGCAGCTCCATTATGCCCCAAAGAAAGCTGCGCAAATTATAAATGTCTGTTGTGCGCTGCACAATATATGTTTGGAGTTTGGTTGTTCTCagtaa